The region AGTTATCCCCGAGATTATATCGTATTCTTGTAAGACCAAAATGGTTTTCTAAATTCTATGTAGAGAATGTAATTAAACGCAATATTATGCATGATCATAAAAGGGTGCTTGATTTTGGATGTGGAATAGGATCTAACTGCAGTATGTTCGATTCATCAAAATACATAGGATTAGATTGTGACAAAAGAAGAATCAAAGAAGCAAAAAAATTATATCCTAAATATGAATTTGCAACTCTTGAATGTTCCACATTGCCAGTTGATGATAAATCAATAGATTATATATTAATATTTTCTGTTCTACATCATATTGACTCACAGGAACTAAAAGGCTGCCTAAAAGAATTTCATAGAGTGTTAAGACATCAAGGCCGTATACTTATAATAGAACCGTATTTTAAACCTCAAGCC is a window of Alkaliphilus flagellatus DNA encoding:
- a CDS encoding class I SAM-dependent methyltransferase produces the protein MELSPRLYRILVRPKWFSKFYVENVIKRNIMHDHKRVLDFGCGIGSNCSMFDSSKYIGLDCDKRRIKEAKKLYPKYEFATLECSTLPVDDKSIDYILIFSVLHHIDSQELKGCLKEFHRVLRHQGRILIIEPYFKPQAVLTNNCMRYVDRGNYIRTEEEYLSMFNNNKYETKVINRYSQLVFYNKLFFIASPI